A genomic region of Oncorhynchus mykiss isolate Arlee chromosome 2, USDA_OmykA_1.1, whole genome shotgun sequence contains the following coding sequences:
- the LOC110485998 gene encoding protein O-linked-mannose beta-1,4-N-acetylglucosaminyltransferase 2, whose product MRAASCRMNVAAILNGLLVSVVAALLWKYVRLSEHAAVLEEELQLTRQSQELSQARIDYHAALLALQEYGTRMVCTGKMHTDRICRFDYLCYCTEAEEFVFFHSNSSFMLPNLGPRRFQPALLDLSSVEDHNTQYFNFLELPAAALKFMPKPVFIPDVTLILNRFNPDNLMHVFHDDLLPIFYTMQQYSDLDDEARLVFMEGWGEGAHFDLYRLLSSKQPLLKEQLKNFGKLMCFTKSYVGLSKMTTWYQYGFVQPQGPKANILVSGNEIRQFSSSLMEKLNITTRGGEESAAEEKDEYIVVFSRSINRLILNEAELILALAQEFQMRAVTVSLEEQTFPSIIKVISGASILVSMHGAQLVSSLFLSRGAVVVELFPYAVNPEQYTPYKTLASLPGMDLQYVAWRNMVEENSVAYPERPWEQGGIAHLDKEDQEHILASKEVPRHLCCRNPEWLYRIYQDTIVDIPSLLEALRATVKTRPNLKKAKPASTVHPGQVREPQCQTSVQATNEAMLTVSWQIPWNLKYLKVREVKYEVWIQEQGENTYMPYILPHQNYTFSENIKPFTTYLVWVRCIFNKNLLGPFADVLTCRT is encoded by the coding sequence ATGCGTGCGGCGAGCTGCAGGATGAACGTGGCGGCGATACTGAATGGCCTGCTGGTGTCAGTGGTGGCAGCACTGCTCTGGAAGTACGTGAGGCTAAGCGAGCACGCTGCAGTACTGGAGGAGGAGCTGCAGCTGACCCGCCAGTCCCAGGAGTTGTCCCAGGCCCGGATAGACTACCACGCTGCTCTGCTGGCCCTCCAGGAGTATGGCACCCGTATGGTCTGCACCGGCAAGATGCACACTGATCGCATCTGCCGCTTCGACTACCTGTGCTACTGCACCGAGGCCGAAGAGTTTGTCTTCTTCCACAGCAACTCCTCCTTCATGCTGCCCAACCTGGGGCCCCGGCGATTCCAGCCGGCCCTGCTGGACCTGTCCTCTGTGGAGGATCACAACACCCAGTACTTCAACTTCCTGGAGCTGCCCGCAGCTGCCCTCAAGTTCATGCCCAAGCCTGTGTTCATCCCTGACGTCACCCTCATCCTCAACCGGTTCAATCCAGATAATCTGATGCATGTCTTCCACGATGACCTGCTGCCCATCTTCTACACCATGCAGCAGTACTCGGACCTGGATGATGAGGCCCGCCTGGTCTTCATGGAGGGCTGGGGTGAGGGCGCACACTTTGACCTCTACCGCCTGCTGAGCAGCAAGCAGCCACTTCTCAAAGAACAGCTGAAGAACTTTGGCAAACTTATGTGCTTCACAAAGTCCTATGTGGGCTTGTCCAAGATGACCACATGGTACCAGTACGGCTTTGTCCAGCCACAGGGCCCCAAAGCCAACATCCTGGTCTCTGGGAACGAGATCCGGCAGTTTTCCTCATCGCTGATGGAGAAGCTCAATATCACCAcgcgaggaggagaggagagcgcaGCGGAGGAAAAGGACGAGTACATCGTAGTGTTCAGTCGCTCCATCAACAGACTCATCCTGAATGAAGCGGAGCTGATCCTGGCGTTAGCGCAGGAGTTCCAGATGAGAGCGGTGACAGTGTCTCTGGAGGAGCAGACCTTCCCCAGTATCATCAAGGTCATCAGCGGGGCCTCCATATTGGTCAGCATGCACGGGGCCCAgctggtctcctctctcttcctctcccggGGGGCCGTCGTAGTAGAGCTCTTCCCCTATGCGGTCAACCCAGAGCAGTACACCCCTTACAAAACCCTAGCCTCTCTACCAGGCATGGACCTGCAGTATGTGGCCTGGAGGAACATGGTGGAGGAGAACTCTGTGGCCTACCCAGAGAGGCCCTGGGAGCAGGGAGGTATAGCCCACCTGGATAAGGAAGACCAGGAACACATCCTGGCCAGTAAGGAAGTGCCCAGACACCTGTGTTGCCGCaacccagagtggctctatcgCATCTACCAGGACACCATAGTGGACATCCCTTCTTTACTAGAGGCTCTCAGAGCGACAGTGAAAACCAGGCCCAATCTGAAGAAGGCCAAGCCTGCCAGCACGGTCCACCCAGGCCAGGTCAGAGAGCCCCAGTGCCAGACATCGGTCCAGGCCACCAACGAGGCCATGCTGACTGTGTCGTGGCAAATCCCCTGGAACCTGAAGTACCTGAAGGTCAGGGAAGTGAAGTACGAAGTGTGGATCCAGGAGCAAGGAGAGAACACGTACATGCCTTATATTCTCCCCCACCAGAACTATACCTTCTCTGAAAACATCAAACCATTTACGACGTACCTGGTGTGGGTGCGCTGCATCTTTAACAAAAACCTCCTGGGGCCCTTTGCAGATGTACTCACGTGCAGGACATAA
- the LOC110485990 gene encoding uncharacterized protein LOC110485990 yields MALRMWSKVCCKRWAVWAFLLLFTLSVVVINTLPFPHSETRRLPSRGLSSAGAGGYRARARPRERATLAPHHHHHLPLPLNGHSGGWKQSDKIKESSKHHLVKDQPKLDRRAASMTGERTHSNYKKNGKTKGIASKRKEKKEIPPSSIRDKQHDTPPLTVNAVLIRHDGSHLTNCSGSELSTQPPSLPRQENVHPAVPQTVARSHSLPSTADLGLSDSEHKCTPDEQRQDQGHTGQAGKAGRKNLTKQQAVKKVPRQLRKRDRQPSWRKETRPTAETAAEAEKGSEGGGHWCKMSAGEREFPDTDTRRIRTEDTDSVPWLSKDDIHKMEFLSGSEVVSKARVPAHGQVLHVGLGAPHHPPSLGAPLADHSGHCQQGLCALIKRPDDWFEVFAFHLDRVLGLNRSLPTVLRDFHSDILPYKYTRGAARPVVWWDPGIQHLADDDNDQNSFPLTWPQYQSLLRARCGSGSGVALNETPCVGVHHAEWGRLALFDFLLQVNDRLDRYCCGFQPDPAEPCVENLLHTKCRNSKDLVLVHILVRKVEPTRLVFIDNAGRPNHPHDNLNFRLVEGIDEFPERAVSVLQSGCLESMLLSSLYMDKQFWESRGGARGLKPLIHTVEQRGRILLQHIHDKRLRLNRDL; encoded by the exons GCCTTAAGAATGTGGTCCAAGGTCTGCTGCAAGAGGTGGGCAGTGTgggccttcctcctcctctttaccctgtctgtggtggtaatCAACACCCTCCCCTTCCCCCACTCTGAGACACGCAGGCTGCCCTCACGAGGCCTGAGCTCTGCTGGAGCTGGGGGGTATAGAGCGAGGGCAAGACCCAGGGAAAGGGCCACATTGgcccctcaccaccaccaccatcttccTCTACCCCTCAATGGTCACAGTGGAGGttggaagcagagtgacaaaATCAAAGAGTCCTCCAAGCATCACCTGGTGAAGGACCAGCCCAAACTGGATAGGAGAGCAGCTAGCATGACAGGTGAGAGAACTCACAGCAACTACAAGAAGAATGGTAAAACTAAGGGCATCGCCTCCAaaaggaaagagaagaaagagattCCGCCAAGTTCTATTAGAGACAAACAACATGATACCCCGCCATTGACAGTCAATGCTGTGCTAATAAGGCATGATGGAAGCCATCTAACCAACTGCAGTGGTTCAGAGCTCTCCACCCAACCACCATCTCTTCCCAGACAAGAGAACGTCCACCCAGCCGTGCCTCAAACTGTAGCTCGTAGCCATAGCCTCCCTTCTACTGCAGACCTCGGCCTGTCTGACTCTGAGCACAAATGTACTCCAGATGAACAGAGACAGGACCAGGGGCACACCGGGCAGGCAGGGAAGGCAGGGAGGAAGAACTTAACCAAGCAGCAGGCTGTGAAAAAGGTCCCCAGACAACTCAGGAAACGTGACAGACAGCCTTCGTGGCGTAAAGAGACCCGGCCCACAGCGGAAACAGCAGCAGAGgcagagaaagggagtgagggggGTGGCCATTGGTGTAAGATGTCAGCTGGAGAGAGGGAGTTTCCAGACACTGACACGCGGAGAATAAGGACTGAGGACACTGACTCTGTGCCATGGCTCAGCAAGGATGATATTCACAAGATGGAGTTCCTCTCGGGCAGTGAGGTTGTCAGTAAGGCCAGGGTCCCAGCCCACGGACAGGTCCTCCATGTAGGGCTGGGTGCCCCTCATCATCCCCCTTCTCTTGGGGCTCCATTGGCTGACCACAGTGGGCACTGCCAACAGGGTCTGTGTGCCCTGATCAAACGTCCAGACGACTGGTTTGAAGTCTTCGCTTTCCATTTAGACCGTGTTCTCGGCTTGAACAGGAGTCTGCCCACAGTGCTCAGGGACTTCCACAGTGACATCCTGCCTTATAAATACACCAGAGGGGCAGCCAGACCTGTGGTGTGGTGGGACCCAGGCATCCAGCACCTGGCTGATGATGACAATGACCAGAACTCGTTCCCTCTCACCTGGCCCCAGTACCAGAGCCTGCTGAGGGCCAGGTGTGGCAGTGGCAGCGGTGTGGCCCTCAACGAGACCCCCTGTGTGGGGGTTCACCATGCGGAGTGGGGGCGCCTGGCACTCTTTGACTTCCTCCTACAG GTCAATGATCGTCTGGACCGGTACTGCTGCGGTTTCCAGCCTGACCCAGCAGAACCATGTGTGGAGAACCTGCTACATACCAAATGCAGGAACTCAAAGGATCTAGTGCTGGTGCACATCCTG GTGAGGAAGGTAGAGCCTACCAGACTGGTGTTTATAGACAATGCAGGCAGGCCAAATCATCCCCATGACAACCTCAACTTCCGCTTAGTAGAGGGCATCGATGA GTTTCCAGAGAGAGCTGTATCAGTTCTCCAGTCTGGCTGTTTGGAGAGCATGCTCCTGAGCTCCCTGTATATGGACAAGCAATTCTGGGAGAGCCGAGGGGGGGCACGTGGCCTGAAACCTCTCATCCACACTGTTGAGCAGAGAGGGAGGATTCTGCTGCAGCACATCCACGACAAGAGACTGAGACTGAACAGGGATCTGTGA